The proteins below are encoded in one region of Pontibacter deserti:
- a CDS encoding OmpA family protein yields the protein MNQLAKSFSRFSLLLALLCLLAVSASAQSNRKLIRSGNKLFAKENYRAAVPFYEQVLANDPNNADALYYAGISYMTFDKEKAADYLYRAQKVKPNVDRDLEYWLGRADHINYRFDSAIEHFQAAQKELRRRDEERREELAMLIQHARNAKREVANPKDIFVKNLGGVVNSAYSEHSPVISSDDNYLLYTSRSSEATGGTPAQDGEYYEDIFETTRTGEDEWAPTKRVPGALNSTGHDASIQLFDNDTKLLLYRADNNGDIMVAERQADGTWGAPKSISDKVNTKDYESDAFISKDGQTLFFSTSAYSENGDLDIYVAKRNKDGSWAAPRSIGSTINTPFDDDSPYFADNGTLYFASTGHNTMGGYDIFASKYDSVARRWAKPVNMGAPVNTPDDDTYYRLSPDGSYAYLSSYRIGGYGEKDIYTINYIRNVRVQGQVFSKVDSTALPGIELIFNGLAADKRPISYRDITRPDSGYYQVDVLSGRNFQVQVSKDGKQITTEELEVPMSLNDTTTIVRNFYIDYVDTTATRAGVIAGMKPIYFDTDEYNLRPESVNELDRVVAYLKANPLVNVSIEGHCDSRASDEYNLRLGENRANAAYDYLKSKGISERRLVTVTYGERRPAVPNTSAENMQLNRRTEFRVIPRADQTNP from the coding sequence ATGAATCAATTAGCCAAATCGTTTTCACGATTTTCTTTGCTGTTAGCCCTGTTGTGCCTGCTAGCTGTTTCAGCTTCTGCACAAAGCAACAGAAAGCTGATTCGGAGTGGAAACAAACTCTTCGCAAAAGAAAACTATCGTGCAGCCGTTCCTTTTTATGAGCAGGTACTGGCCAATGATCCCAACAATGCAGATGCACTGTATTATGCCGGTATCAGCTACATGACCTTCGATAAAGAGAAAGCGGCAGACTACCTGTACCGCGCTCAAAAGGTTAAGCCAAACGTAGACCGTGATCTGGAATACTGGCTGGGCCGCGCAGACCACATCAACTACCGTTTCGATAGTGCAATTGAGCACTTCCAGGCAGCGCAGAAAGAGCTTCGTCGTCGTGATGAAGAGCGCCGTGAAGAGCTTGCCATGCTGATACAACATGCGCGAAATGCTAAACGTGAAGTGGCTAACCCGAAAGATATTTTCGTGAAGAATTTAGGAGGTGTTGTTAACTCAGCTTACTCTGAGCACAGCCCTGTTATTTCTTCTGATGATAACTACCTGCTTTATACTTCCCGTAGCTCTGAAGCAACCGGTGGTACACCAGCACAGGATGGCGAATATTATGAAGATATTTTCGAAACTACCCGCACCGGCGAAGATGAATGGGCTCCAACTAAAAGAGTACCTGGTGCTCTGAACAGCACAGGTCACGATGCCTCAATCCAGCTTTTTGACAATGATACTAAACTGTTGCTTTACCGAGCCGATAACAACGGTGATATAATGGTAGCTGAGCGTCAGGCGGATGGCACATGGGGTGCTCCAAAAAGCATCAGCGATAAAGTAAACACAAAGGATTATGAATCTGATGCCTTCATTTCAAAAGATGGCCAGACATTATTCTTCTCTACAAGTGCTTATTCAGAAAACGGCGACTTAGATATTTATGTAGCTAAGCGTAACAAGGATGGTAGCTGGGCAGCGCCAAGAAGCATTGGTAGTACTATAAATACACCGTTTGATGATGACAGCCCTTACTTTGCTGATAACGGTACATTATACTTTGCTTCTACAGGCCACAACACAATGGGTGGTTACGACATCTTTGCCTCTAAGTATGACTCAGTTGCAAGAAGATGGGCGAAACCTGTTAACATGGGTGCCCCAGTAAACACACCAGATGATGATACTTATTACCGCTTAAGCCCGGATGGTAGCTACGCGTACCTGTCGTCTTACAGAATTGGTGGCTACGGCGAGAAAGATATCTATACGATCAACTATATCCGTAATGTGCGCGTGCAGGGCCAGGTGTTCTCTAAAGTAGATAGCACGGCTTTGCCAGGTATAGAACTGATCTTTAATGGTCTGGCAGCTGATAAGCGCCCTATTTCTTACCGCGATATAACAAGACCTGACTCAGGTTACTACCAGGTAGATGTTCTGTCTGGTCGTAATTTCCAGGTGCAGGTTTCCAAAGATGGTAAGCAGATCACAACAGAAGAACTGGAAGTGCCAATGTCATTGAACGATACAACTACTATAGTTCGTAACTTCTACATCGACTACGTTGATACAACTGCTACACGTGCCGGCGTTATTGCAGGTATGAAGCCAATTTATTTCGATACAGATGAGTATAACCTGCGTCCGGAATCAGTAAATGAACTGGATAGAGTAGTTGCTTACCTGAAAGCAAACCCACTGGTTAACGTAAGTATAGAAGGCCACTGCGACTCTCGTGCCAGCGATGAGTATAACCTGAGACTTGGTGAGAACCGTGCTAATGCAGCTTATGATTACCTGAAGAGCAAAGGTATTTCTGAAAGACGTTTAGTAACTGTAACTTATGGCGAGCGCAGACCTGCAGTACCAAACACATCTGCTGAAAACATGCAGCTTAACAGAAGAACTGAGTTCAGAGTGATACCTAGAGCTGACCAGACAAATCCATAA
- a CDS encoding tetratricopeptide repeat protein, translating into MKYSPSTWWSVAGITPKHIKRYSLKPAALFLLIVIVCSSMTMPDPDNSMRRADKAYAKADFAEAAEWYQKVLEKEPENLQAMYRLGISYLEMREPRKAKLCLAKVFELDPRFGEKVIVNLAEALHQNYEFEEAKKFYQQEIYSTGRADWNYVEVIRKRLEECNAGQALLAQPSVAQVVNLGAAINSKEVEFVPILTGNDSTLLFTAHEAPEGPEQIRISRKVKGEWKASKEFLPATNTKMGHSIVTISPNGNQLYTYAAAEGLRSFDQAKGAWVNPKPMPIPLSQLANETSVHITESGEFAFFSSDRPGGYGGLDLYVSQRFPDGTWSAAINLGASINTPYDEDAAFVDATTKTLYFSSRGHNTMGGYDIFKAVMLDGAWQQVQNVGFPINSPHDDLYFTLDRNRQSAYFSSDRPDGMGALDIYQILFLK; encoded by the coding sequence ATGAAGTATTCACCCTCTACTTGGTGGAGCGTTGCAGGTATAACGCCAAAACATATAAAACGGTATAGTCTTAAGCCTGCAGCCTTGTTTTTGCTGATTGTAATTGTTTGCAGCAGTATGACCATGCCTGATCCTGATAACTCTATGCGTCGGGCAGACAAAGCTTATGCAAAAGCTGATTTTGCTGAAGCCGCAGAATGGTACCAGAAAGTGCTGGAGAAAGAACCTGAAAACCTTCAGGCTATGTACAGGCTGGGAATAAGTTACCTGGAGATGCGTGAGCCACGTAAAGCCAAACTCTGCTTAGCTAAGGTTTTTGAACTGGATCCGCGTTTCGGGGAGAAGGTGATCGTGAACCTGGCTGAGGCCCTGCACCAGAACTATGAGTTTGAGGAAGCGAAGAAATTCTACCAGCAGGAGATTTACAGTACCGGCCGCGCTGACTGGAATTATGTAGAAGTAATACGCAAGCGTTTAGAAGAATGTAATGCGGGTCAGGCCTTGTTAGCCCAGCCATCTGTTGCCCAGGTGGTTAACTTAGGTGCGGCCATAAATTCAAAAGAAGTAGAGTTCGTGCCTATACTTACAGGCAATGATTCTACATTGCTTTTTACAGCACACGAAGCGCCTGAAGGACCTGAACAGATTCGAATATCCAGAAAAGTAAAAGGAGAGTGGAAGGCATCAAAAGAATTTCTGCCGGCTACCAATACTAAAATGGGACATTCAATTGTAACGATCTCTCCTAACGGAAACCAGCTTTATACTTATGCAGCAGCAGAAGGTCTCCGTAGTTTTGACCAGGCAAAAGGAGCATGGGTAAACCCAAAGCCAATGCCTATACCATTAAGTCAGCTGGCAAACGAAACATCGGTGCATATTACTGAAAGTGGTGAATTTGCCTTCTTCTCCAGCGACAGACCAGGCGGTTATGGCGGCCTTGACCTGTATGTTAGCCAGCGCTTCCCGGACGGAACGTGGAGTGCAGCTATAAACCTTGGCGCAAGTATAAACACCCCTTACGATGAAGATGCCGCCTTTGTAGATGCTACTACCAAAACATTATACTTCAGTTCGCGCGGGCATAACACCATGGGGGGATATGATATTTTTAAAGCTGTGATGCTGGATGGCGCGTGGCAGCAAGTACAAAATGTTGGTTTCCCGATCAACTCGCCGCACGATGACTTATACTTTACATTAGACCGTAACCGCCAGTCAGCTTATTTTTCGTCTGACAGGCCTGATGGGATGGGCGCACTGGATATTTACCAGATACTGTTCCTGAAATAA
- the yihA gene encoding ribosome biogenesis GTP-binding protein YihA/YsxC, protein MVIKEAKFLMSNTRVEECPAPDKPEYAFIGRSNVGKSSLINMLTEQKGLAKTSASPGKTQLINHFLINDNWYLVDLPGYGYAKVSKGSRDDWRKMINYYFQKRENLTCVFVLIDSRHEPMKTDLDFINHLGQLGVPFVLVFTKADKQSSVKTDSTIAAYKRTLLQTWDELPRIFVTSSEKRIGRDELLTFIDEVNAQVQQ, encoded by the coding sequence ATGGTAATTAAGGAAGCAAAATTTTTAATGAGTAATACCCGCGTGGAAGAATGTCCTGCGCCTGACAAGCCGGAATATGCCTTTATAGGGCGTTCTAATGTAGGTAAGTCTTCGTTAATAAATATGCTTACTGAGCAGAAAGGGCTTGCTAAAACATCTGCATCGCCAGGTAAAACACAGCTCATAAATCACTTTCTGATAAACGACAACTGGTACTTAGTAGATTTGCCAGGGTATGGTTACGCTAAAGTAAGCAAGGGCTCACGCGACGACTGGCGCAAGATGATCAACTATTATTTCCAGAAACGTGAGAACCTGACTTGTGTATTTGTGCTTATTGACTCGCGGCATGAGCCGATGAAAACAGACCTTGATTTTATTAACCACTTGGGCCAATTGGGAGTACCATTTGTTCTTGTTTTTACGAAAGCTGATAAGCAGTCATCTGTAAAGACAGACTCAACCATAGCTGCCTACAAGCGTACATTGCTGCAAACCTGGGATGAACTTCCCCGCATTTTTGTTACCTCATCTGAGAAAAGAATAGGCCGTGACGAATTGCTTACATTTATAGATGAAGTAAATGCACAGGTGCAGCAATAA
- a CDS encoding energy transducer TonB, with the protein MKTKFSFLFLLFAFVAITASAQTASSPAQKTEKPAYWIPDNVLPAAEHYEGGKEAMYEFIGKEVKYPALAKRNRVQGDCIIGFTINEDGSTSGFKVLRNAGAGTGEEAMRVAKLLKFKAPGYALNVSIPIKFKL; encoded by the coding sequence ATGAAAACTAAATTTTCGTTTTTGTTTCTTTTATTTGCCTTCGTGGCAATAACGGCTTCGGCCCAGACAGCATCTTCGCCAGCACAGAAAACCGAGAAGCCAGCTTACTGGATACCTGATAATGTGCTGCCGGCAGCGGAGCATTACGAAGGCGGCAAAGAAGCTATGTATGAGTTCATCGGCAAAGAAGTAAAGTACCCGGCTCTTGCTAAACGCAACCGCGTGCAGGGCGACTGCATTATTGGGTTCACGATAAATGAAGATGGCTCAACTTCGGGTTTTAAAGTACTGCGCAACGCAGGTGCCGGCACTGGCGAAGAAGCAATGCGTGTAGCTAAGTTGCTTAAATTTAAAGCTCCAGGCTATGCCCTTAATGTGAGTATACCTATTAAGTTTAAACTATAA
- a CDS encoding DUF5606 family protein — protein sequence MPIDLRQVAAISGMNGLYRVVAPTRTGVIVESLSEKPQRLVAQARQRMSLLDEISIYTTDEETTVPLAEVFDRINEKFGDNLPLSEKPADHEYKAFMEEVLPDFDEERVYVSDMKKLANWYKIVKQHIGFKAAEKAETEATDAQPEAEEGKKAKKKK from the coding sequence ATGCCTATTGACTTAAGACAAGTTGCAGCCATTTCCGGCATGAACGGACTTTACCGTGTGGTAGCTCCTACCCGCACCGGCGTAATTGTTGAATCTTTATCAGAGAAGCCGCAGCGCCTGGTTGCGCAGGCACGTCAGCGTATGTCTTTGCTGGATGAGATCTCTATTTATACTACAGATGAGGAAACAACTGTGCCCCTGGCAGAGGTATTTGACCGCATCAATGAAAAGTTTGGCGATAACCTGCCATTAAGCGAGAAGCCAGCAGACCATGAGTACAAAGCCTTTATGGAAGAAGTACTGCCTGACTTTGACGAAGAGCGCGTTTATGTTTCGGACATGAAGAAGCTGGCGAACTGGTATAAGATCGTAAAACAACATATCGGTTTTAAAGCCGCTGAAAAAGCTGAAACGGAAGCTACTGATGCGCAACCAGAGGCAGAAGAAGGAAAGAAAGCAAAGAAGAAAAAATAA
- the fbp gene encoding class 1 fructose-bisphosphatase gives MNFNLALPVGTTLDRFIMRKQEDFPFATGELSQLLRDIALAAKIVNREINRAGLLDVTGAYGQQNVQGEEQQKLDVIANIRFVRALRNGGEVCAIISEEEDEVIHTGNTKGKYIVAMDPLDGSSNIDVNVSIGTIFSIYRRKSDTGCEGTIEDCLQNGTQQVAAGYVIYGSSTMLVYTTGHGVNGFTYDPSLGEFFLSHPDIKTPATGTIYSCNEGGVNSFPEGVKQYLNYCKENGYSARYIGSLVADFHRNLLKGGIYIYPPTAKAPNGKLRLMYECNSLAFIVEQAGGKATDGSRRIMEIEPTELHQRCPLVIGSAEMVDKVEEFMKSEVAV, from the coding sequence ATGAACTTTAATCTGGCATTACCTGTAGGAACCACACTTGACAGGTTTATTATGAGAAAACAGGAAGACTTCCCGTTTGCTACGGGTGAGCTTTCCCAGTTGCTGCGCGATATCGCATTGGCAGCTAAAATTGTAAACCGCGAAATTAACCGTGCAGGCCTGCTTGATGTAACTGGTGCTTACGGTCAGCAGAATGTGCAGGGTGAAGAACAGCAGAAGCTGGATGTGATTGCTAATATCCGTTTTGTGCGTGCCCTACGTAACGGCGGCGAAGTATGTGCCATTATTTCTGAAGAGGAAGATGAAGTAATCCATACGGGCAATACCAAAGGCAAATATATTGTAGCCATGGACCCGCTGGATGGATCTTCTAACATCGATGTAAACGTTTCAATCGGCACAATCTTCTCTATTTACAGAAGAAAATCTGATACCGGTTGCGAAGGAACTATAGAGGATTGTTTGCAGAATGGTACGCAGCAGGTAGCAGCTGGCTATGTGATCTATGGATCATCAACGATGCTGGTTTATACAACAGGGCATGGCGTAAACGGCTTTACGTACGATCCTTCATTAGGAGAATTCTTCCTGTCGCATCCTGACATTAAAACACCAGCCACAGGTACCATTTATTCCTGCAACGAAGGTGGTGTAAACAGTTTCCCGGAAGGAGTGAAGCAATACCTAAACTATTGCAAGGAGAATGGTTATTCTGCCCGTTATATCGGTTCATTGGTAGCTGATTTCCATCGTAACCTGCTTAAAGGTGGTATCTATATTTACCCGCCAACCGCAAAAGCTCCAAATGGTAAACTGCGCCTGATGTATGAGTGTAACTCACTGGCATTTATAGTAGAGCAGGCAGGAGGTAAGGCAACAGATGGTAGCCGCCGTATCATGGAGATTGAGCCAACAGAGCTGCATCAGCGTTGCCCGTTAGTAATTGGTTCTGCTGAGATGGTTGATAAAGTAGAAGAGTTTATGAAAAGCGAAGTAGCTGTATAA
- a CDS encoding aspartate kinase produces the protein MKVYKFGGASVKNADAFRNLAQIVQNHGGSRQLLIVVSAMGKTTNALEHVFNTAYAQQDYNQALQESQDYHQETVQALFPDASHPVYEELEHLFSKLDATLQNLNRQTNYDQLYDQVVSFGELLASTILHHFLQLQHLTNTFIDSRKYIQTDTTWREAKIDWDWTERLIKRDLPAILEQQLIVTQGFLGGTNNGLTTTLGREGSDFSAAIFAYCLHADAMYIWKDVEGLLNADPKYFSDTVRYAEISYQETVEMAYYGASVIHPKTIKPLANRLIPLYVKSFLNPTGEGTKICDCRYQKLAPAYIIKENQCLISFSAKDFTFISEKNLGTIFNALSELRLKINLMQNSAISFSICTDCNEERLQKLLKTLQDQFVIHYNTGLILYTIKNYDTESINKVVANKEVLLEQRTRTTFQFVCK, from the coding sequence ATGAAAGTATACAAATTTGGAGGTGCATCCGTTAAGAATGCCGACGCTTTCCGAAATCTGGCTCAGATCGTGCAAAACCATGGTGGCTCCCGCCAGTTACTTATAGTTGTATCGGCTATGGGCAAAACAACCAACGCCCTGGAGCATGTTTTTAATACGGCTTATGCACAACAAGATTACAACCAGGCATTGCAGGAAAGTCAGGATTACCACCAGGAGACCGTACAGGCTTTGTTCCCTGATGCAAGTCACCCTGTATACGAAGAGTTGGAGCACCTGTTCTCTAAATTAGACGCTACGCTTCAAAACCTGAACCGGCAGACTAACTACGATCAGCTGTATGACCAGGTAGTAAGCTTTGGTGAGTTATTAGCCTCCACTATACTTCATCATTTTTTGCAGTTACAGCACCTTACTAACACCTTCATAGACAGCCGCAAGTATATCCAGACTGATACAACCTGGCGCGAAGCCAAAATAGACTGGGACTGGACCGAGCGACTGATAAAGCGTGACCTGCCTGCTATACTGGAACAGCAACTTATAGTTACACAAGGTTTTTTAGGCGGCACCAACAACGGGCTTACCACCACACTTGGCCGTGAAGGTTCAGATTTTAGTGCCGCTATCTTTGCGTATTGCCTGCACGCAGATGCTATGTACATCTGGAAAGATGTGGAAGGCTTACTGAATGCTGATCCTAAATATTTTTCCGATACGGTTCGCTATGCTGAGATATCGTACCAGGAAACGGTAGAAATGGCTTACTATGGGGCATCGGTAATACACCCTAAAACTATAAAGCCACTGGCCAACAGGCTGATCCCGCTTTATGTTAAATCTTTCCTGAACCCAACCGGCGAAGGCACAAAGATCTGCGATTGCAGGTATCAGAAACTGGCACCAGCCTATATTATTAAGGAGAATCAATGCTTAATTTCCTTTAGTGCCAAGGACTTTACTTTTATATCTGAAAAAAACCTGGGTACTATATTTAATGCTTTATCTGAACTGCGACTTAAGATTAACCTGATGCAGAACTCAGCTATCTCTTTCTCTATCTGTACCGATTGTAACGAAGAGCGACTGCAGAAGCTATTGAAAACCCTTCAGGACCAATTTGTAATTCATTATAACACAGGGCTTATACTTTATACCATTAAAAATTACGACACCGAAAGTATAAATAAAGTAGTTGCAAACAAGGAAGTGTTACTGGAACAACGTACCAGAACAACTTTTCAATTTGTTTGTAAATAA
- a CDS encoding enoyl-CoA hydratase-related protein, producing MEFILVTPQARPHIALIQLNRPKELNALNLQLMGELRDALKQLDEDESVRAIIITGNERAFAAGADIKQMAGKTAIDMLNIDQFSTWDQIRKTKKPIIAAVSGFALGGGCELAMTCDMIIASETAMFGQPEIKIGVMPGAGGTQRLTKAIGKAKAMEMVLTGKFMPAEEAEKQGLINRVVPVELYLEEAFKLAGEIAQMSPVAVKLAKESVNRAFETQLDEGLYFERKNFYLCFASEDQTEGMNAFVEKRRPEFKGR from the coding sequence ATGGAATTTATACTTGTTACCCCACAGGCACGTCCACATATTGCCCTTATCCAACTAAACCGCCCAAAAGAACTAAACGCCCTGAACCTGCAACTAATGGGTGAACTGCGCGATGCTTTAAAACAATTGGACGAAGATGAAAGTGTACGTGCTATCATAATAACAGGGAACGAACGTGCTTTTGCAGCAGGTGCCGATATTAAACAAATGGCCGGGAAAACTGCTATTGATATGCTCAACATCGATCAGTTCTCTACCTGGGACCAAATCCGCAAAACAAAAAAACCGATTATAGCAGCCGTTTCAGGATTTGCATTGGGTGGTGGCTGCGAACTGGCTATGACCTGCGACATGATTATTGCTTCGGAGACTGCCATGTTTGGCCAGCCTGAAATTAAGATTGGAGTAATGCCAGGTGCCGGTGGTACACAGCGCCTGACCAAAGCAATAGGTAAAGCCAAAGCAATGGAAATGGTTTTAACCGGTAAGTTTATGCCAGCCGAAGAAGCCGAAAAGCAAGGCCTGATTAACCGTGTGGTACCGGTAGAGCTATACCTGGAAGAAGCTTTTAAACTGGCAGGTGAGATTGCCCAAATGTCGCCGGTGGCGGTGAAACTGGCTAAAGAATCTGTAAATCGTGCTTTTGAAACACAACTGGATGAAGGCTTATACTTTGAGCGTAAGAACTTCTACCTCTGCTTTGCCTCCGAAGACCAGACCGAAGGTATGAATGCTTTTGTTGAAAAGCGCAGACCTGAGTTTAAGGGAAGGTAG
- a CDS encoding Fur family transcriptional regulator: protein MQELLLVKNHSYLDMQNLNRNDLRQRLTACGLKATHQRIVVLEAVTELHGHHPTAEEVYQKLKPANPSISLGTVYKTLDTFAEAELIKRVLTEEGGKRFDTNSSTHSHIYCSNTREIIDFEDPELEVLLKEFFSKKQVQNFEIKSFAVQLTGKKLEPDKQIRIH, encoded by the coding sequence TTGCAGGAACTTTTACTAGTTAAGAATCATTCTTATCTGGACATGCAAAACCTGAACCGAAACGACTTACGACAGCGACTGACAGCGTGCGGCTTAAAAGCCACACATCAGCGTATTGTGGTGCTTGAAGCGGTAACAGAATTGCACGGGCACCACCCGACAGCCGAAGAAGTTTACCAGAAACTTAAGCCTGCAAATCCCAGCATCTCCCTTGGCACAGTTTATAAAACGCTGGATACGTTTGCAGAAGCAGAGTTGATCAAGCGTGTACTGACTGAGGAAGGCGGGAAACGTTTCGATACCAATAGCTCCACGCACAGCCACATTTATTGTAGTAACACCCGCGAGATCATCGATTTTGAAGATCCTGAACTGGAGGTTTTGCTAAAGGAATTTTTCAGCAAAAAGCAGGTACAGAACTTCGAGATAAAAAGCTTTGCGGTGCAGTTAACGGGCAAAAAACTGGAGCCAGATAAACAAATCAGAATTCATTAA
- a CDS encoding peroxiredoxin yields MAVLVGKKAPSFKAMAVENGEFVENFSLDQYIGKKHVIFYFYPMDFTFVCPTEIIAFQDRMEEFERKNVAVVGCSTDTHFSHFAWLNTPRNQGGIEGVNYPLVADASKTISQNYDVLAGHYEYNEEGQVEFVGEPIAYRGLFLIDKEGVVRHQVVNDLPLGRSIDEALRMVDALQYFEEKGEVCPANWSEGKEAMQATKEGVSSYLAKH; encoded by the coding sequence ATGGCAGTATTAGTAGGTAAAAAAGCACCTTCTTTTAAAGCAATGGCCGTTGAAAACGGTGAGTTCGTAGAGAACTTCTCATTGGATCAGTATATCGGTAAAAAACACGTGATTTTCTATTTTTACCCAATGGATTTCACATTCGTTTGCCCTACCGAGATCATCGCGTTCCAAGACAGAATGGAGGAGTTTGAGCGTAAGAACGTTGCTGTAGTAGGTTGCTCTACTGACACACATTTCTCTCACTTTGCATGGCTGAACACACCACGCAACCAAGGTGGTATCGAGGGTGTAAATTACCCGTTAGTAGCTGATGCTTCTAAAACTATTTCTCAGAACTACGACGTACTGGCTGGCCACTACGAGTATAACGAAGAAGGTCAGGTAGAATTTGTTGGTGAGCCGATTGCTTACCGCGGCCTGTTCCTTATCGACAAAGAAGGTGTAGTTCGTCACCAGGTTGTTAACGACCTGCCACTTGGCCGTTCTATCGACGAGGCACTGCGTATGGTTGATGCTCTGCAGTACTTTGAAGAGAAAGGCGAAGTTTGCCCAGCAAACTGGTCTGAAGGCAAAGAAGCGATGCAGGCTACTAAAGAAGGTGTGTCAAGCTACTTAGCGAAACACTAA
- the crcB gene encoding fluoride efflux transporter CrcB: MKLLLAIGAGSFIGGASRYLLALFIQSRSTLAFPLATLTINIVGCFLIGLVFGFASKGTITPEWRLFLATGILGGFTTFSAFSYETVHMLQNNQFGQAILYISVSVLLGLLATFAGLWLMRIV, translated from the coding sequence GTGAAGCTACTTTTGGCCATAGGAGCAGGCAGTTTTATAGGCGGAGCCAGCAGGTACCTGCTGGCTTTGTTTATTCAGTCGCGATCCACACTTGCTTTCCCATTAGCTACGCTTACAATAAACATAGTTGGCTGCTTCCTTATCGGGTTGGTTTTTGGCTTTGCCTCAAAAGGTACTATAACTCCGGAGTGGCGTTTGTTTCTGGCTACAGGTATACTGGGTGGCTTTACCACCTTTTCGGCTTTTTCTTACGAGACAGTGCATATGCTACAGAACAACCAGTTTGGGCAAGCTATACTTTATATTTCGGTAAGTGTACTGCTTGGGCTGTTGGCTACCTTTGCAGGTTTGTGGCTTATGCGCATAGTGTAA
- a CDS encoding VOC family protein: MASISPYLTFAGNCEEAFNFYKSVFGGDFPYVGRFKDMPSEHPIPESEGNKIMHISLPISKETTLMGSDSSEAFGHATVMGNNFSISINADNEDEAKRLFDGLSAGGKVTMALNKTFWGALFGMFTDKFGIQWMVNYDYEQKH, encoded by the coding sequence ATGGCATCAATTAGTCCTTACCTGACATTTGCAGGCAACTGCGAAGAAGCTTTTAATTTTTACAAATCTGTTTTCGGCGGCGATTTTCCGTACGTAGGCCGCTTTAAGGATATGCCTTCGGAGCACCCAATTCCTGAATCTGAAGGTAACAAGATCATGCACATTTCTCTCCCGATCAGCAAAGAAACTACTTTAATGGGCAGCGACTCTTCAGAAGCTTTCGGGCATGCGACTGTTATGGGTAATAACTTTTCGATCTCTATCAACGCCGACAACGAAGACGAAGCCAAGCGTTTATTTGATGGTTTATCTGCCGGTGGTAAGGTAACAATGGCCCTGAACAAAACTTTCTGGGGTGCGCTGTTTGGCATGTTCACTGATAAGTTTGGCATTCAGTGGATGGTGAATTATGATTACGAGCAGAAACACTAA
- a CDS encoding HAD family hydrolase: MIKSTEEEVRIAVFDLNKTFYNKSSKDEFFKFISAKKPHKVAYYFQMLYYKMLLKMHQIRQTEFKENFFNYLDNLPPDQVKTYAKEFWEQEYPDNFNKEVKDRLDKLKKDGVQIFCATGGLELYVEPLFDLYKIDGFFGTKANYTDGTYLVDGKACKAEEKIARLDEHFKGRKYKIVEAYSDDKEEILDEAEKAWLVKDGELKPYKS; the protein is encoded by the coding sequence ATGATAAAAAGTACGGAAGAAGAAGTAAGAATAGCAGTTTTTGACCTGAACAAGACCTTTTATAACAAGAGCTCCAAAGACGAGTTCTTTAAATTTATTAGTGCAAAAAAGCCTCATAAAGTAGCCTACTACTTCCAGATGCTGTACTATAAAATGTTGCTGAAAATGCACCAGATCAGGCAGACAGAATTTAAAGAGAACTTCTTTAATTACCTGGATAATCTTCCGCCGGACCAGGTAAAGACTTACGCCAAAGAATTCTGGGAGCAGGAATACCCGGACAACTTTAACAAAGAAGTAAAAGACAGACTGGATAAACTAAAGAAGGATGGGGTACAGATATTTTGTGCTACCGGTGGGCTGGAGTTATATGTGGAACCACTTTTTGACCTTTATAAGATTGATGGCTTTTTCGGAACGAAGGCTAACTATACTGATGGTACTTACTTAGTAGACGGCAAAGCCTGCAAAGCAGAAGAGAAAATTGCCCGCCTAGACGAACACTTTAAAGGCCGGAAGTATAAGATTGTGGAGGCCTACTCTGATGATAAAGAGGAAATCCTGGATGAAGCCGAAAAAGCCTGGCTGGTGAAAGATGGGGAGCTCAAGCCATATAAATCGTAG